The Armatimonadota bacterium region CTGTTGAGGACCAGTTCATCGAGAACGCCTTCGACGACATCTACGTGGACGATAGCGAAGACTAACCTGTACGCAATCCGCTGACCAGGCAGGGCCGGCAGGCGTATTGCACCAGCCGGCCCTGGTTCTCACTTCCCCAGGAGGTCTGGAAGATGGCCGTATCCGCACAGGACGTCAAGAAACTCCGCGAGATCACAGGCGCGGGGATGCTCGACTGCAAGAAGGCCCTGGAAGAGGCCAACGGTGACTTTGAAGAGGCCATCGCCACGCTGCGCAAGAAGGGGATCGCCGTCGCTGCCAAGCGCGAGGGCAAGACCGCTTCCGAGGGCACCATCGCTTCCTACATCCACGCCGGCGACCAGATCGGCGTGCTGGTTGAGGTCAACTGCGAGACCGATTTTGTGGCCCGCACCGACGACTTGAAGAACTTCGCCAAGGAACTATGTATGCAGGTTGCCGCGCAGCAGCCGCGGTGGATCGCACCCGAGGACGTGCCGGAAAGCGCCCTGGAGAAGGAGCGGGAGATTCTCAGGGAGCAGGCCTTGTCCGAGGGCAAGCCTGAAAGCATCGTGGACAAGATGGTCGAAGGCCGCATGCGCAAGTTCTACGAGACCTACTGCCTGCTCAAACAGCCCTATATCCGCGATGACAGCAAGACCATTGAGGACCTCCTCAATGACGTGGTCGCGAAGACCGGCGAGAAGATCGTGATCCGCCGCTTCACTCGATACCAGGTTGGGGCGGAGGGCTAAATGCACGACCCACAGCGCGGGCCGTGGACCAGAGTCATCCTCAAGCTCAGCGGAGAGTCCCTCAAAGGGCCCGAGGAGCACGGGATTCACCAACCCACGCTGCAGGGCATCGCTGCCGCCGTCGCTGAAGCGGCCCGCACCGGCGTTGAGATCGGTCTTATCATTGGCGGCGGGAACCTTTGGCGAGGCGCCGAGATGGCCGAAGTCGGCATGGATCGCGCAACCGCCGACTACGCCGGAATGCTCGCAACGGCCATCAATTCCATCGCGCTCCAGGATGCCCTGGAGCGCGATGGTGTCGACACCCGAATGCAGTCGGCCATCGAGATGCGCGAAGTGGCCGAGCCTTTCATCCGCCGCCGTGCTATTCGGCACCTGGAGAAAGGCCGGGTGGTCATCTTCGCCTGCGGCACCGGAAACCCGTTCTTCACCACCGACACCGCCGCCGTCTTGCGCGCCACCGAGATTGGCGCACAGGTGATCCTCAAGGCCACCAATGTGGACGGCGTCTTCGACAAGGACCCCCGCAAGAACCCCGACGCCGTGATGTTCGACACCATCACTCACCATGAAGCCCTCACCCGCGGGTTGCGTGTGATGGACACCACGGCATTTGCGCTGGCCATGGAAAACGGCCTGCCTATTGTGGTGTTCAATATTACCGACCCGACCAATATCGCCCGGGCATGTATGGGCAGACCCGTGGGCACCCTTGTTCACACCCCCCCGAAGGAATAAACCTGACGGCGTCGAATAGGTCTTACGCGTCATAGCGCCCTGCCCCGGTCCGAACGCGCTGCCATCGCTGCGCACATCCGGGCCGGCAGGGACGCTCCCTTGAGGACGCGCGAATTGGGTTGACCGCGCATGTCTGCATGCCACCGCACGAAGGAGGCCCCGCAATGGACAAAGTCATCGACGATGCGGAAAAGAGGATGCACAAGGTCAAGGAGAAGCTGGAGCACGACTACTCTACCGTGCGCACCGGACGGGCATCTCCTGCGCTTCTGGAACGCGTCAAGGTGAGCTACTACGGCAGCGAAATGCCAATCAACCAACTGGCCACCATCGGAATCCCTGAGGCCCGGATGATTGTCATCACCCCGTGGGATAAGGGCGCCCTCAAGGCTATCGAGAAAGCAATCATTGCCTCTGACCTGAGCCTGACGCCCAGCAGCGACGGTGTGGTCATTCGCCTGGAAATCCCGCCTCTCACCGAAGAGCGCCGCAAGGAGCTCAAGAAGCTTGTGGGGCAGATGGCCGAGGACGCGCGCATTTCCGTTCGCAATATCCGGCGAGACGCCAATTCCAGTATCGACAAGATGGAAAAGAACCACACGATCTCTGAAGACGACGCCGAGCGCGGCAAGAAGGAAGTCCAGGAACTCACCGACAAGGCCATCGCGGAGATAGACAAGATTGCGGAGGCCAAGGCCGCGGAGGTCATGGAGACTTGAGTGATCGGCCGCCGGATGTGACCGCCTGTGAGCTTCCCCTGGCCCTGGAACGGCTAACCCGCGGCGGTTGGACGGTAGCTCAGGTTATCGAGACCGGGCCACCTTCAGCGGGTCCCGGTCAAGGAGTGGCCCGGGTGGTCCGCCAGCGACTGACGGACGGCGGGTCGCTGCAACTTGTGGTGGCCTACCCGCAATATGGCCAGCCAAAAGACCGCTGAACTTCCCGGCCGGGGCGTCTACGTGGTGCAGGTGATGCTCGATACGCCACGGAACATCGCGGTGGGCAGCCTTGGCTGCTTGGCCTTCTCGCGCGGCTCGTATCTCTATGTCGGCAGCGCGCAAGGCAATCTCCCGGCGCGGGTCGCAAGGCATGCACGGTCCGACAAGGCCCTGCGATGGCACATCGACTATCTGACCGCATCCGGACGTGTGCCGCTTGCGTGGGCTTGGGACAAGCCGGCGGAGTATGAGTGCCTGATCGCGGGGTGCCTCGGGCAGCGTTTCCCGGTGGTGACCGGCTTCGGCGCCTCGGACTGTGCCTGCGCCGGACACCTGTTCCGCGCTGCGGCAGGCCCGGCGCTTCGTTGGATCATAGAATGTCTTGAGCCCCCGTGCGCACGGGTGCGCATTTTGGAACCATGAAGTTGGTGACCCTGGGGTCATACGCGTGGGCCGAGCCTCCCGGTCGGCAAGCCCAAGTCGACCGGGACGGTCGACCTCCGCACCTATGACCCCGATTCAGGTGAGACCCTTGACCGACACAACCAGGTGGTATGCAGAACTGGAAGGTCTGCAGATCCCCGAGCATGTAGCCATTGTAATGGATGGCAATGGCCGCTGGGCTCAGCAGCGCGGTCTGCCCAGAATCCAGGGGCACGTCGAGGGCAGCAAGGCCACCAAGCGCGTGGTTCTGGCATGCGACGAGATCGGCATCCGGTTCGTCTCTGTATATGCCTTCAGTGTGGAGAACTGGCGGCGGCCCTCCCAGGAAGTCGAGGGCCTGATGAAGCTCATCGAGCATGCCCTGCGCTCGGAGATTGACGAACTGCATGAGCGTAATTGCCGCTTCATGGCCTCCGGACGCCTCCACGAACTTCCCGAAAGCCTCCAGCGAGCGGTGCGCGAGGGCACGGAAATGACCGCCGGCAACACGGGGTTGACCCTGAACATGCTGGTCAATTACGGGGGCCGGGCCGAGATCGTGGATGCTGCCCGCAGTCTCGCGCGCAGGGCGATAGAGGGGTCGCTGACCCCGGAGGACATCGACGAGGCCTGCATCTCGCAGGCGATGTACGCACCCCACGTGCCCGACCCGGACCTGGTTCTGCGCCCGGGCGGAGAGTTCCGGCTGAGCAACTTCTTGCTCTGGCAAGTGGCCTACAGTGAGGTCGTTGTCCTGCCTACGCTGTGGCCCGATGTTCAGCGCGAGCATCTCGTGGAGGCGATCAAGGAGTTCAATCGCCGCGAGCGCAGGTTCGGCGGGCTGGTATTCAACGGCGGGGTGGATTGAGGCGCCGGGCGCCGGCCGCACACGGGGCAGGCACGCACCGCGCAAGGCCGATGGTATGGTGCCGATTTCCGCATCATTGACGCTCCGGGGGCGCGGGCATATAATAGCAACCTAGGTGTATCGGCCATTTAGTCCGACTTCCTGCTGAGACTGGCTTTGGGACACAGTACGAGCCTACGCTTGTCGCGGCTTGAGACGGTCGGGTTTGAGCGGAAGGCAGAATCGCAGCCTTGAGGGCGGAAACTATCTCGGTTGGCACCGAGATCCTGCTGGGCGAGATCACGGATACGAACGCGACGTATATCTCGCAACATCTCGCGGGAATCGGTGTAGATCTCTACTTCAGGCATACCGTTGGCGATAACATGGAGCGGCTCGTCGGGGTCTTGCGGACCGCGATGAGGCGCAGCGATGTGCTGATTCTTTGCGGGGGACTCGGCCCCACAGCCGACGACATCACCCGCGAAGCCATCGCCGAAGTCACCGGACGGCCGCTGCAGCGCGACGCAGCGGCTGTCGAGCATCTCAAGGAGTTCTTCCTGGCCCGAGGCAGAGTGGCCACGGAGAGCAATTTCAAGCAGTGCGAAGCCCCTGCAGGGGGCGAGTTGCTTGAAAACACCTGCGGCACCGCGCCTGGCATCTTCCTCGACCATGAAGGCTGCTGGTTTTTCGCCGTCCCCGGTCCGCCTCCCGAAATGCGTGAGATGATGCGGCTTTCAGTGCTGCCCCGCCTGGCCGAACGTGTCCGGGCCGAGGGTGGCGGCCTGCTGTACCGCCGGGTTCTGCGGCTTGCGGACATCGGTGAGTCCAATGTGGCCACGGAAATCGCGGACATCATCGAGACCCAGACCGACCCGACCATCGCGCTCTACGCGTCTCCGGGCGAAGTCAAGGTGCGTCTGGCAACCAAATCCCTGGACCAAGCTGAGGCCGTTGCGAGACTGGATGCCCTTGAAGCGCGGATAAGGGAGCGCCTGGGCAAGTACGTTTTCGCCATCGACGACCAGGGGATGGAGGCCGGCGTGGGGGAGCTTCTGCGACAGCGCGGCCTCACACTGGCAACCGCGGAAAGCTGCACCGGCGGGCTCATCGCAAACCGCATCACTGACGTACCGGGGGCATCAGACTACTTCCTGGCCGGCATCGTTGCGTACGCAAACCAGGCGAAGATGGACATCCTCGGGGTGCCGGAGGCGATCCTCGCCCAACACGGCGCGGTGAGCCAGGAGTGCGCGGAAGCCATGGCCCGGGGAGTGCGGCGCGTTGCGGGAAGTGACTACGGCATCGCAACGACCGGCGTCGCGGGTCCCGGTGGGGGCACCGAGGAAAAACCCGTGGGGCTGGTGTACATTGCGCTGGACGGGCCCAAGGGGACTGTATGCGACCGGCAACTGTGGCCCGGAACACGGGACCAGTTCAAGCAGCGGGTGTCCCAGCTGGCCCTGAACATGTTGCGCAAGCAGATTATCGCCGACGGGGAAGGCACATGAGCGAGGGCAGCGAGGACCTGCGCCTCTTCTTCGCGGTCCCGTTAGCCGAGGACCTGCGCGAGGCGGTCTGCCGGGTGCAGGAGACCCTGCGGCGCTGCGGCACGTCGGTCAAGTGGGTCGAGCCCGAGAACCTGCATTTCACCTTGAAGTTCCTGGGCAATCTGCCGGATAGTGCCCTCGCCGAGCTGGAACGGGTTGCAGAGGAAGTCGCCGCGCGGCATGCACCCTTTGAGATCAGGATTCGCGGCTGCGGCGCCTTTCCCAGGCCTGCCGAGGCACGAGCGGTCTGGCTCGCCGCCGCTGAGGGAGCCCAGGAATTGACGGCGCTGGCCGAGGACCTGGAGAAGTCCCTCGCCCAGGCCGGGCTGGCGGCACCCGAGCGCAGGCCCTTCAAGGCTCACGCCACCATTGGCCGCAACAGGACGCCGCAGCACAGCAAAGGCCTCGCGGCGGGGATCAAGCAGGCGGCGGCCACGGACCTCGGGACCATGGCGGTAGGCGAGTTCGCGCTGTTCAGCAGTGTGCTCACCCCGGCGGGGCCGATTTACACAGTGCAAAAGTCGTTCCGGCTGGGGTAGGGGCCGGGCAGGCGGCCACGGCCAGGACTGCCTGTCCCAGGAAGGGCAGACGTCCGCAGACCGGCATATCCTGCCGGGAAATGGCATCACAAATCATCGGGGGGCCGAAAGAAATCATGGCTGCAGGCAAGAAGACGCCGGAAGACAAGGCAAAGGCGCTGGACCAGGCGTTGTCCCAGATCCAGAAGCAGTATGGCGAGGGCGCGGTCATGCGTCTTGGCCAGGAGCCCACCAATCTCGCAGTCGAGGTCATCCCCACGGGGTCGCTGGCCCTGGACATCGCCCTGGGCGTAGGTGGGCTTCCGCGGGGCCGCATTGTGGAGATCTACGGCCAGGAGGGTTCGGGGAAGACCACCCTGACCATGCACCTGCTGGCGGCCTGTCAACAGATCGGTGGCACGGCGGCCTTCATCGACGCCGAGCATGCTTTCAGCCGAGACTACGCCGCACAACTGGGCATGGATCTGGACAACCTGCTGGTCTCTCAGCCCGATACCGGCGAGCAGGCGCTCGAGATCTGCGATGCGCTCATCCACAGCGGAGCGGTGGACGCCATCGTCGTGGATTCCGTGGCGGCTCTCGTGCCGGCGGCCGAACTCGAGGGTGACATGGGCGACTCCCATGTGGGTCTGCAAGCCCGGCTCATGAGCCAGGCTTTGCGCAAGCTCGCGGGGTCCGCTTCGAATGCCGGCACGGTGGTTGTGTTCATCAACCAGATCCGTGAGAAGATCGGCGTGATGTTCGGCAACCCGGAGACGACTCCCGGCGGCAGGGCGCTGAAGTTCTGGGCCTCTGTGCGGCTGGAGTTGCGCCGCTCGGAATCCCTGAAGCGCGGCACCGACATCATCGGTAACCGCGTGTCTGCGAAGGTCGTAAAGAACAAGGTTGCCCCGCCTTTCCGCAAGTGCGAGTTCGACATCATCTACGGGCAGGGCATCTCCCGTTTCGGCAGCATCCTCGACGAGGCCGTGAACCTCGATCTCGTCGAGAAGTCGGGAAGCTGGTTCAACTACGGCGAGGAGCGGCTGGGACAGGGCAGGGAAAACGCGGTGGAATTCCTGGCTGCCACGCCGGACATCGCCAATGAACTTGAGATGAAAATACGCCAGGCGCACAACCTGCCGATTCCCGCCTACCTCTCCTCCGGGGAAACTCACGAAACCGCGGGAGGAACCCTGGACATCGAGGCCGACTAGAGGCTGCGGGCATCAATCCGTTGCGAGGCAAGTTGCGGGATCTGCCCGTTGCCTGGCATACAGGCCCCGCACAGGCAGTCGGCAGGCACCAGCGCCATCAAGGAGGGAGTGATCCGTGAGCGCGCCGGGAACGGTGACGTCTATCCGGCCGCATCCCAAGCGCCCCAATCACTACACGGTAACCATCGAGGGCCAGGATGAACTGGTCTTGCATGAGGACGTGATCGTCGCTGTCGGGCTGACCGCGGGCAAGCAGTTGATGCAGGACACCTTGGACCGCATTGCACACGAGAACGAGCTGTTGCGGGCACGCAATGCGGCGCTGAGACTGCTCAAGGTCCGGGGCAGGAGCCAGCGGGAGCTTGAGCGCTCCCTGGCCCGCAGAGGGTTCAGCCCCGAAGTCGTGTCCGCGACATTGGCGAAGCTTGAAAACCTGGGTTTCGTGGATGACGCGTCTTTCGCCCGTGATCGCACGCGGAGTCTCCTGCGGCGTCACATTGGACGGCAGGGTTTGCTTTACAGGCTCCGTGAGAGCGGAGTGAGCGAAGAGGTGGCGAGGGGTGCGGTGGCGGAGGCACTGGAAGGTGTGGACGACGTGCAACGCGCAACGGAAGCACTCACAAAGCGCTTGAGACGGTGGGAGGACTTGCCCGTGGAAAAGCGCCGGGCCCGTGCCTACCAGCACCTGTATCGGCTCGGTTTCGACCCGGACACCATCTCGAGCGCCCTCAAACGGGCCCTGGCCGATGACTCGGAAAGGGAGGACCTCTGAGCCCCCCTGACAGTCAGCGGGCTAACATGAACTGTCAGACATGGCACTCGCCGAGCCTCCGGGGCCTGCCACTGAATGGAGGTGATCCACGATGGACCCCATTGCCATCGTGATAACCGTAATATCTATCCTTGTTGCAATCGCCGGAATCATTTTCGGCATCACTCGATCGAAGAGCGCCGCAAAACAGTCAGACCAGACACGGGACGAGGTCCAGTTACAGCTTGATGAACAGCGCAGGCAGATCGAGGCGGAGCGCCGGGAGTTGAAGCTCCAGGCGAAAGAGCAGGAGATCAAGCTCAGGGAACGCATCGAAGCCGAAGCCCAGAGAAACAGGAGCGAGCTTGAAGAGGCCAAGAAGCGCCTCGAAGAAGCCAAGAAGCGTCTCGACGACCGCGAGGACAACCTGGACAAGCGCAAGGCGGAGATCGACAAGCGCGCCAGCGAGATGGATAAGCGCCAGCAGAAACTCAAGGAGCTCGAGGAGGAAGCCCAGAGGCTGTTGGAGTCCAGGCAGCAGGAACTGGAGCGGGTCGCACAGATGACCCGCGAGGAAGCTCGCGAACTAATCCTGTCCGATGTAGAGAAGGAAACTCGCCAGGACTGCGCGCAGCTCATACGCCGCATGGAGGAAGAGGCCCGCAGGGAAGGCGAGCGGCGAGCCGCTGAAGTCGTGGCAGCAGCCATCCAGCGTTGCGCCGTAGACCAGACTACAGAGACAACCGTGTCTGTGGTGCCCCTTCCCAACGACGAGATGAAGGGCCGCATTATCGGCCGCGAGGGACGCAACATCCGGTGCTTTGAGCAGTTCACCGGAATCGACCTGATTGTGGATGACACCCCGGAGGCGGTGGTCCTCTCCGGATTCGACCCGGTACGCCGCGAAATCGCAAAGGTCGCATTGGAATCTCTCACCTCCGACGGTCGCATTCATCCGGGCCGCATCGAGGAAGCCGTCGAACGAGCCCGCAAGCAGACCGAAGAGCGGATGCAGGAGGCCGCCGAGGCGGCCATCATGGAAGTAGGCATTACCGGCCTGCATCCCGAGATCATGCGGATGTTGGGTAAGCTGCGTTACCGCACCAGCTTCGGGCAGAATGTGCTGAAGCATTCCATTGAGGTCGCCCATCTCGCGGGCATGATGGCATCGCAGATTGGCGCGCGGGTGAATATCGCCCGACGCGGGGGCCTGCTGCATGACATCGGCAAGGCTGTGGACTACGAGCGCGACGGGACCCACACTCAAATCGGTGCGGAGATCGCCAAGGCACGGGGCGAGTCGCCCGAAGTCGTGCACTGCATTGCCGCACACCATGACGACGTGGAGATGGATTCGGTGGAGGCTGCACTCGTGCAAGCTGCTGACGCAATCTCCGCCGCCCGGCCCGGCGCGCGCCGCGAGACCCTGGACGCCTACATCAAGCGTCTCGAGGGCCTCGAGACTATCGCACGAAGTTTCGAGGGCGTAGACCAGGCTTTCGCAATCCAGGCCGGACGCGAAATCCGAGTCATCGTGAAGCCGGAGCGCATCGACGACCTGGCGGCGCTGAACCTCGCGAAGGGCATGGCCTCGCGCATCGAGGGCGAACTGGACTACCCCGGACAGATCCGGGTCACGGTGATCCGAGAAACCCGGGCCGTGGAGTACGCCAAATAGTGCGAGTTACCTGAAAGCGTGGCGGGTGGATCATTCCTTGCCCAATGCGACCGAAGGCCCAGGCCGGGGCCGGGATTATCCCGGTCCCGGCCTTCCGGTTCTGTGACGACGGTTGGATTCCAAGCCGCCCAAGAATGGCGTGCTCGCTCGTCGAACACCGCTTCGGTTTTGCTGAGCACAGTGGACGGCAGCTGTTCATGCCTCTTCCCGAATACCGATGGAGCGCTGCTGGACAAGCAGAGGCGAGATCACGCCGGCCCGAGGTGCAGCGGTGAGGCCGCCGTTGGTCGTTACATACTCATTGAGGAGCCTTTCTCGTGAAAATCCTCCATGTCGGGGATGTTGTGGGAAGGCCTGGGCGCCACGCGCTGCAGGCGATCCTGCCTCAATTGCGGGAGAATCTTGCCTGCGATTTCGTCATCGTCAACGGCGAGAACTCCGCAGCCGGGTACGGGATCACTGAACGCACCGCCCTGGAGATCTTCGACGCGGGTGCCGACTGCATCACCACGGGCAATCACGTGTGGGCGCAGAAGGAAGCGGAGCATCTGCTGGAGGTCGACCGCCGCATCCTGCGCCCGGCCAATTACCCTCCTGGCGCGCCGGGGATCGGCCACGCTGTTTTCGAGACCGGCGGCGAGCAGCGCGTGGGCGTTATCAATCTGCTGGGCCGCATTTTCATGGAGACAGTGGACTGCCCCTTCCGGGTGGGCTCGAAGCTCGTGGACGAACTGGCTCCAAGGTGCGACGCGGTGATCGTGGACTTCCACGCTGAGGCGACTTCGGAGAAGAGTTGCCTGGGCTACTATCTGGACGGTCGGGCGACAGCGGTCATCGGCACCCATACTCACGTCCAGACCGCCGATGCTCAAGTGCTCCCAGGGGGAACCGCATTCATCTCCGACGTCGGGATGACCGGACCCGTCGGCACCTGCATCGGCGTCAAGCAGGAGATCGTCCTGCGCAGGTTTCTGTCAGGCATGCCCGCGCGGTTCGACGTGCCCAAGGGAGGCCCGGCGTTTCTAAGCGCGGTGCTTATCACTACCGGGCCCGCAAGGGGTCTTCCCGCTGCCATCGAGGCCATGCGCATCTTGACGAATGGCGCGGAGCAGTTATGATAGATGGCTGGGGCAAGCTGCAGTCGTCTCAAAGAGATGCTTTTCTGCCGATCCGCAATCATCGAACGTAGCAACAGACGCTGCTGCCGTAACAGGCCGAGGGCTGGACGGGGCGCAGCCGGACCCGCGAGGGGCCGGTGTCCAGGCTTGTTGCGGGCAAGGGGGATGCACCGTTGAGTTGTCTGAAAGTCGGCTCCCAGTCGGACCCGAACAAGGTTGCCGGAGCACTGGCGGGGACCATCCGCGAGCAGGGCAAGGCGGAAATGCAGACCATAGGGGCAGGGGCGCTCAACCAGGCGATCAAATCGATCGCCATCGCCCGGGGCTTCCTTGCGCCGGCAGGGATCGACCTGGTGTGTTTCCCGGCCTTCGTGGATGTGGACATCGACGGCAGTGAGCGGACGGCCATCCGTCTGTTCATCATGCCCAGATAGCCACGACCTCTGCGCCGGCAGAGCAGGCCAAGACGCAACCGGGACGGCGCGGCCGCAAGCGGTCGCGAGACGACTCATGCCTCTCCACGGCATGGGCGCGTCTCCATCCGGCCCGGTTTTCGTTGTTCTGGGCCTGGGCGGCGTCATAACAATGGCGAATGAGCCGCCAGAACCGTCACAACTCCACCTTGTCGTCCGGCGCGTACGGGGCCTTGATGAAGATTATCCGGATATCCCCGTCGGTGTCATTGATGATGTCGTGCCCTTCGCCCGGCTCCAGCTTGAACACATCGCCCTCGGTTACGCGGATAGATTCGTCGTTGATCACGATCTGCGGCGCGCCGCACTCGAAGTAGAAGGTCTCCTCTACCGTCTGATGCTTGTGGGCGCGCAGGGCCTGCCCGGGCTTCAGGACGATGATCCCCCACTCGTAATGCGGTCCACGGAACAGGTACTTCGGGCCGTGGTCACCGTGACGGAATTGCAGGTCACGCTCGTTTACGCGGTCCATCGGATGCCTCCAGTGTGTGGGATTGACGGCTTAGCCGCGCTGACCGTTTGCGTCGGGCGTCACGAAGGGTACAATAGGCGCACTACCGTTGGAAAGGGGTTGCTCGAAGATGACCCGCATCGCAGTTATGTTCGCGCTGCTGTCTCTGGTTCTGGTCGGAGGCGCCATTGCCCAGGATGAAGAGGCGCCCAAGGTCCAGAAGATCACCGGGCCGCACAATCCCTTCACTCTCCTCCTGCCGATGGACTGGAAGTTCCGGGCCTTCGAGAGCCTCGTGGAAGAGGAGAACGTGAAGACGGAACGGGCAGTGTATGTGTTCGGCGAGAAATTGCTGCCCACCGATAACTTTGACCTGTGGTGGTCTGCGGTCATCGAGCCGACCATCGCCACCGGGGCGGCTTCCGTCCACCGCGTGGTCCTCGCGGAGCCGCTCACTCCTGACGCCCTTCCCGCGCTGCTTGAGAAGGACCCTCGCAAGCCGCCTGACACGAAGGGCGAACTGAAGCAGCTTGGCAAGTACAAGGCGCTCGTCGCGAAGGCCAACATCCAGGGCTTCATCATGAGCAGCGTGTACATTGTGAACGGCAAGGCGATGTACCTGGGATTCATCAACGGGCCCGAAGCGTTGGTGAACCCGAAGATGGAGGAGTTCATCAAGATCATGTCCAGCCTCGAGGCGCCGGACGTGGCCCCCGTGAAGCCTGCGGAGCCACCGGCCGCGCCCGCCGAATGATTGGAGAGAGCCGGTGACAAATGCGTCGCAAGGCCGAGAGCCCCAGGGCCTGGCCCATATCTACCTGTATGACGAACCGGATGCCGCGGGTCTTGATGTCTCTGAGATCGGCGGCTATCTGGCGTCCCTGTTCCCGAGAGCCGAAGTCGAGACACGCCGGGACTTCTTCACCCACCAGTTCGCGCGTTTCAGCCCCGAGGAGCAGAGGCAACTGGAGCCGGAAGTGGTGCGGCAGCTTGAGATCGCCCGGGTGGAGGATCTCGCCGGGGAGACCGGGGCGCTCATTGGCGCTCCCATGCCGCCCGAGGAACTTGGCCTGGAGTTCGTGTTCGATGCCGCGCGTTTCCGAGCAATCCTGCGGCTGCTCATCGACCCTATGGAAGCCGGCGCGGGTCATGTGCATATCGCGCTGACCAATCACGCACTGGGGCTGTGGCCTGGGGAAGGCAGCCCGTTCCGCCTGGGAATCCTGTTTGCCGGAACGCCGGCAGTCATCTCGCTGGTGGGTCTCGTGGAAGCCCTGCCGCGGCCGCGGGAGTATGACTTCCGCCGGGCGCAGATGGCGATTCTCGGGATCCCGGAAGAGGCAATCGAGGAGCTTGCAGACCAGTTCGCGGACCGCACCTTCGGGTATGCCGACCCGCGCATCAACGAAGTCTGCAAGGGGTACGCGCTCATGGCCTGCGTCCACGAGATCACGGGGGAGGAGTCCTGCCCGGACCCGAACTGCCGCCTGCACGCGGCGCAGAGTCAGGAGGAACTGATCCGCCTGCAATGCGAGACCGCTACTCTCTGCGACCGGCACCGGGAGCTACTTGCGGGGCTGGGGTGAGGCGCCGGGTAGCGTCGGTAGATTCCCGGACGTGCCAGTTGAGATCAAACGAAACGCCGGCCCCCCGTGGGTCCGGCGTTTTCGTTTCGCCGTGGCCGCTTTACCCCTCGCCCTGAGCACAGCGACTGCCTGCGGTCGCCGCACAGGC contains the following coding sequences:
- a CDS encoding UMP kinase, coding for MHDPQRGPWTRVILKLSGESLKGPEEHGIHQPTLQGIAAAVAEAARTGVEIGLIIGGGNLWRGAEMAEVGMDRATADYAGMLATAINSIALQDALERDGVDTRMQSAIEMREVAEPFIRRRAIRHLEKGRVVIFACGTGNPFFTTDTAAVLRATEIGAQVILKATNVDGVFDKDPRKNPDAVMFDTITHHEALTRGLRVMDTTAFALAMENGLPIVVFNITDPTNIARACMGRPVGTLVHTPPKE
- a CDS encoding GIY-YIG nuclease family protein — protein: MASQKTAELPGRGVYVVQVMLDTPRNIAVGSLGCLAFSRGSYLYVGSAQGNLPARVARHARSDKALRWHIDYLTASGRVPLAWAWDKPAEYECLIAGCLGQRFPVVTGFGASDCACAGHLFRAAAGPALRWIIECLEPPCARVRILEP
- the frr gene encoding ribosome recycling factor, whose translation is MDKVIDDAEKRMHKVKEKLEHDYSTVRTGRASPALLERVKVSYYGSEMPINQLATIGIPEARMIVITPWDKGALKAIEKAIIASDLSLTPSSDGVVIRLEIPPLTEERRKELKKLVGQMAEDARISVRNIRRDANSSIDKMEKNHTISEDDAERGKKEVQELTDKAIAEIDKIAEAKAAEVMET
- the tsf gene encoding translation elongation factor Ts, with protein sequence MAVSAQDVKKLREITGAGMLDCKKALEEANGDFEEAIATLRKKGIAVAAKREGKTASEGTIASYIHAGDQIGVLVEVNCETDFVARTDDLKNFAKELCMQVAAQQPRWIAPEDVPESALEKEREILREQALSEGKPESIVDKMVEGRMRKFYETYCLLKQPYIRDDSKTIEDLLNDVVAKTGEKIVIRRFTRYQVGAEG
- the recA gene encoding recombinase RecA produces the protein MASQIIGGPKEIMAAGKKTPEDKAKALDQALSQIQKQYGEGAVMRLGQEPTNLAVEVIPTGSLALDIALGVGGLPRGRIVEIYGQEGSGKTTLTMHLLAACQQIGGTAAFIDAEHAFSRDYAAQLGMDLDNLLVSQPDTGEQALEICDALIHSGAVDAIVVDSVAALVPAAELEGDMGDSHVGLQARLMSQALRKLAGSASNAGTVVVFINQIREKIGVMFGNPETTPGGRALKFWASVRLELRRSESLKRGTDIIGNRVSAKVVKNKVAPPFRKCEFDIIYGQGISRFGSILDEAVNLDLVEKSGSWFNYGEERLGQGRENAVEFLAATPDIANELEMKIRQAHNLPIPAYLSSGETHETAGGTLDIEAD
- the uppS gene encoding di-trans,poly-cis-decaprenylcistransferase, translated to MTPIQVRPLTDTTRWYAELEGLQIPEHVAIVMDGNGRWAQQRGLPRIQGHVEGSKATKRVVLACDEIGIRFVSVYAFSVENWRRPSQEVEGLMKLIEHALRSEIDELHERNCRFMASGRLHELPESLQRAVREGTEMTAGNTGLTLNMLVNYGGRAEIVDAARSLARRAIEGSLTPEDIDEACISQAMYAPHVPDPDLVLRPGGEFRLSNFLLWQVAYSEVVVLPTLWPDVQREHLVEAIKEFNRRERRFGGLVFNGGVD
- a CDS encoding competence/damage-inducible protein A, yielding MRAETISVGTEILLGEITDTNATYISQHLAGIGVDLYFRHTVGDNMERLVGVLRTAMRRSDVLILCGGLGPTADDITREAIAEVTGRPLQRDAAAVEHLKEFFLARGRVATESNFKQCEAPAGGELLENTCGTAPGIFLDHEGCWFFAVPGPPPEMREMMRLSVLPRLAERVRAEGGGLLYRRVLRLADIGESNVATEIADIIETQTDPTIALYASPGEVKVRLATKSLDQAEAVARLDALEARIRERLGKYVFAIDDQGMEAGVGELLRQRGLTLATAESCTGGLIANRITDVPGASDYFLAGIVAYANQAKMDILGVPEAILAQHGAVSQECAEAMARGVRRVAGSDYGIATTGVAGPGGGTEEKPVGLVYIALDGPKGTVCDRQLWPGTRDQFKQRVSQLALNMLRKQIIADGEGT
- a CDS encoding regulatory protein RecX, translated to MSAPGTVTSIRPHPKRPNHYTVTIEGQDELVLHEDVIVAVGLTAGKQLMQDTLDRIAHENELLRARNAALRLLKVRGRSQRELERSLARRGFSPEVVSATLAKLENLGFVDDASFARDRTRSLLRRHIGRQGLLYRLRESGVSEEVARGAVAEALEGVDDVQRATEALTKRLRRWEDLPVEKRRARAYQHLYRLGFDPDTISSALKRALADDSEREDL
- the thpR gene encoding RNA 2',3'-cyclic phosphodiesterase, with amino-acid sequence MSEGSEDLRLFFAVPLAEDLREAVCRVQETLRRCGTSVKWVEPENLHFTLKFLGNLPDSALAELERVAEEVAARHAPFEIRIRGCGAFPRPAEARAVWLAAAEGAQELTALAEDLEKSLAQAGLAAPERRPFKAHATIGRNRTPQHSKGLAAGIKQAAATDLGTMAVGEFALFSSVLTPAGPIYTVQKSFRLG